In Dasypus novemcinctus isolate mDasNov1 chromosome 23, mDasNov1.1.hap2, whole genome shotgun sequence, the following proteins share a genomic window:
- the CARHSP1 gene encoding calcium-regulated heat-stable protein 1 isoform X3 gives MRSAMSSEPPPPPQLPTHPVATGLLDAPRGRERSPSPVRGNVVPSPLPTRRTRTFSATVRASQGPVYRGVCKCFCRSKGHGFITPADGGPDIFLHISDVEGEYVPVEGDEVTYKMCSIPPKNEKLQAVEVVITHLAPGTKHETWSGHIISS, from the exons ATGAG GTCAGCCATGTCATCTGAGCCGCCCCCACCGCCGCAGCTCCCCACCCACCCTGTGGCCACTGGGCTGCTGGACGCCCCTCGGGGGCGCGAGCGCTCGCCGTCGCCCGTGCGGGGCAACGTGGTGCCCAGCCCGCTGCCCACTCGCCGCACGAGGACCTTCTCCGC gacGGTGCGGGCCTCGCAGGGCCCGGTCTACAGAGGAGTCTGCAAGTGCTTCTGCCGATCCAAGGGCCATGGCTTCATCACCCCGGCCGACGGCGGCCCCGACATCTTCCTGCACATCTCCGA CGTGGAGGGCGAGTACGTGCCCGTGGAGGGCGACGAGGTCACCTACAAGATGTGCTCCATCCCGCCCAAGAACGAGAAGCTGCAGGCCGTGGAGGTGGTCATCACGCACCTGGCACCGGGCACCAAGCACGAGACGTGGTCCGGGCACATCATCAGCTCCTAG
- the CARHSP1 gene encoding calcium-regulated heat-stable protein 1 isoform X4 yields the protein MSSEPPPPPQLPTHPVATGLLDAPRGRERSPSPVRGNVVPSPLPTRRTRTFSATVRASQGPVYRGVCKCFCRSKGHGFITPADGGPDIFLHISDVEGEYVPVEGDEVTYKMCSIPPKNEKLQAVEVVITHLAPGTKHETWSGHIISS from the exons ATGTCATCTGAGCCGCCCCCACCGCCGCAGCTCCCCACCCACCCTGTGGCCACTGGGCTGCTGGACGCCCCTCGGGGGCGCGAGCGCTCGCCGTCGCCCGTGCGGGGCAACGTGGTGCCCAGCCCGCTGCCCACTCGCCGCACGAGGACCTTCTCCGC gacGGTGCGGGCCTCGCAGGGCCCGGTCTACAGAGGAGTCTGCAAGTGCTTCTGCCGATCCAAGGGCCATGGCTTCATCACCCCGGCCGACGGCGGCCCCGACATCTTCCTGCACATCTCCGA CGTGGAGGGCGAGTACGTGCCCGTGGAGGGCGACGAGGTCACCTACAAGATGTGCTCCATCCCGCCCAAGAACGAGAAGCTGCAGGCCGTGGAGGTGGTCATCACGCACCTGGCACCGGGCACCAAGCACGAGACGTGGTCCGGGCACATCATCAGCTCCTAG